One Stigmatella aurantiaca genomic region harbors:
- a CDS encoding di-heme oxidoredictase family protein, with protein sequence MKFHSSGAAILLVAAVLLASPSMAATSGVTPSGSSAIFYVDTTSWADIHYKVNGGAQLNVRMTVTQGRNQYTVTGLSAGNTVDYSFTYWDVSCNCARDTTWAVYSHGSSTPDAGVDAGTPDSGVDAGTPDAGVDAGTPDAGGGVDAGNIVPLFNSGTALEPSTVENTSQAIITRVGERVRDRHARENEFQAYDHYLPLYFEKRTFYVEIIDEVAKGGSQIKVNLFTVAPHTGTNFRAFFRGLNTSAEYFHNGTFTQTGTNQYTASVNYNAKEGRAIRVGDRMEIEVGVFLTQPVEGRFNYYARAWLYMVGQGGIVPFEGQGSIRDSFPMPEAGWSGGRTTLNAPFSDEPDNRFIQMALNMAPVNTQTFVEGRRIHHTDFGTGGHSEPGNPALTAHQNKLGPDYVARSCVACHVQNGRGLPPTTTNTTLNNYVVKVGRADGSADPSLGFKLQPRRTSGTPEADVRISGWTLSSGTFRDGASYQLRRPTYSFLNVTPTNHSARITPQLVGMGLLEAVPESAIAALADPNDSNGDGVSGRLQAVRDPETGATRLGRFGWKAGSARVKHQIAEAFNGDMGVTSSIFPTLDCGASQAGCSGSSAELDASSLDKLTRYVALLGVPARRDLTNSQALQGETLFKSAGCDKCHTPTLTTSAYHPHAELRSQTIRPYTDLLLHDMGTGLADNLPEGQASGAEWRTPPLWGIGLTAGVSGGEAYLHDGRARTLSEAILWHGGEGESAKQKFVGMTSAERDALLKFLKSL encoded by the coding sequence ATGAAATTCCACTCCTCCGGGGCGGCCATCCTCCTCGTGGCCGCTGTCCTGTTGGCCAGTCCTTCGATGGCCGCCACCTCTGGCGTCACGCCTTCGGGCTCCTCCGCCATCTTCTATGTCGACACCACCTCGTGGGCCGACATCCATTACAAGGTCAACGGCGGCGCCCAGCTCAACGTGCGGATGACCGTCACCCAAGGCCGTAACCAGTACACGGTGACGGGCCTGAGCGCAGGCAACACCGTCGACTACTCCTTCACGTATTGGGATGTCTCCTGCAACTGCGCCCGCGACACGACGTGGGCTGTTTACAGTCATGGCAGCAGCACCCCGGACGCGGGCGTGGACGCGGGCACCCCGGACTCCGGTGTGGACGCGGGCACCCCGGATGCCGGCGTGGACGCGGGCACCCCGGACGCCGGTGGCGGCGTGGACGCGGGCAACATCGTCCCCCTGTTCAACAGTGGCACGGCGCTGGAGCCCTCCACGGTGGAGAACACCTCGCAGGCCATCATCACCCGCGTGGGCGAGCGCGTGCGGGACCGCCACGCCCGCGAGAACGAGTTCCAGGCGTATGACCATTACCTGCCGCTGTATTTCGAGAAGCGGACCTTCTACGTCGAGATCATCGACGAGGTGGCCAAGGGCGGCAGCCAGATCAAGGTCAACCTCTTCACCGTGGCGCCCCACACCGGCACGAACTTCCGCGCGTTCTTCCGCGGCCTCAACACCTCGGCCGAGTACTTCCACAACGGCACGTTCACCCAGACCGGGACGAACCAGTACACCGCCAGCGTCAACTACAACGCCAAGGAAGGCCGCGCCATCCGGGTGGGCGACCGCATGGAAATCGAAGTGGGCGTCTTCCTGACCCAGCCGGTGGAGGGCCGCTTCAACTATTACGCCCGCGCCTGGCTGTACATGGTGGGCCAGGGCGGCATCGTCCCGTTCGAGGGCCAGGGCAGCATCCGGGACTCCTTCCCCATGCCCGAGGCGGGCTGGAGCGGTGGCAGGACGACGCTCAACGCCCCCTTCTCGGATGAGCCGGACAACCGCTTCATCCAGATGGCGCTGAACATGGCGCCCGTGAACACCCAGACGTTCGTCGAGGGCCGGCGCATCCACCACACCGACTTCGGCACGGGCGGCCACTCCGAGCCGGGCAACCCCGCGCTCACCGCGCACCAGAACAAGCTGGGGCCCGACTACGTCGCGCGCTCCTGCGTCGCCTGCCACGTGCAGAACGGCCGTGGCCTGCCGCCCACCACCACCAACACCACGCTGAACAACTACGTGGTCAAGGTCGGCCGGGCCGATGGCAGCGCGGATCCGAGCCTCGGCTTCAAGCTGCAGCCGCGCCGCACCAGCGGCACCCCCGAGGCGGATGTCCGCATCTCCGGCTGGACGCTCAGCTCCGGGACGTTCCGGGATGGCGCCTCGTACCAGCTGCGCCGCCCCACCTACAGCTTCCTGAACGTCACCCCCACGAACCACTCGGCGCGCATCACCCCGCAGCTGGTCGGCATGGGCCTGCTGGAGGCGGTGCCCGAGAGCGCCATCGCGGCGCTGGCGGATCCGAACGACAGCAACGGCGACGGCGTGTCGGGCCGGCTCCAGGCCGTGAGGGACCCCGAGACGGGCGCCACGCGGCTGGGCCGCTTCGGCTGGAAGGCGGGCTCGGCGCGCGTGAAGCACCAGATCGCCGAGGCCTTCAACGGCGACATGGGCGTCACCTCGTCCATCTTCCCCACCCTGGACTGCGGCGCCTCGCAGGCGGGCTGCTCGGGCTCCAGCGCGGAGCTGGATGCCTCGTCCCTGGACAAGCTCACCCGCTACGTGGCGCTGCTGGGCGTGCCGGCGCGCCGCGACCTGACCAACTCCCAGGCGCTGCAGGGCGAGACCCTGTTCAAGAGCGCCGGGTGCGACAAGTGCCACACCCCGACGCTGACCACCAGCGCCTACCACCCGCACGCGGAGCTGCGCAGCCAGACGATCCGTCCCTACACGGACCTGCTGCTGCACGACATGGGCACGGGGCTGGCCGACAACCTGCCCGAGGGCCAGGCCTCCGGCGCCGAGTGGCGCACGCCGCCCCTGTGGGGCATCGGCCTGACGGCGGGTGTCAGCGGCGGTGAGGCGTACCTGCACGACGGCCGGGCCCGCACGCTGTCCGAGGCCATCCTCTGGCACGGCGGCGAGGGCGAGTCCGCCAAGCAGAAGTTCGTCGGCATGACGTCCGCCGAGCGCGACGCGCTGCTGAAGTTCCTGAAGTCCCTCTGA
- a CDS encoding PQQ-dependent sugar dehydrogenase, whose amino-acid sequence MRPLLRILPLLLLAACGSCRAGKTQLSAPACQLVEDGFGPAGTVPITVEVIAEGLEVPWGIAWLPGGDALVTERPGRIRLLRNFALQPTPVATLQVGESTEGGLLGIAAHPQFADNRQFYVYLTHQDGEETRNRVERWVLSEDHQRATFERVIFGGIRASTYHNGGRLRFGPDGMLYVGTGDAREPDLAQNPDAPEGKLLRLTPEGEVPSDNPFPGKPAFLLGVRNTQGFDWKDAGTLYFTDHGPSGERMLRGHDEVSVARKGDNLGWPTVYRCESSAGLVTPALTWHDAVPPGGAALYTGSAIPEWKDSLLIGTLGSRHLHRVVFSPENPSQVAQHEVYLDNTHGRLRETLMGPDGHLYVTTSNCDGRGSCGPRQDLILRVRR is encoded by the coding sequence ATGCGTCCGCTCCTCCGGATTCTTCCCCTGCTCCTGCTCGCCGCGTGCGGGAGCTGCCGCGCCGGTAAAACCCAGCTGAGTGCCCCGGCGTGCCAGCTCGTCGAGGACGGCTTTGGCCCTGCGGGAACCGTGCCCATCACCGTGGAGGTCATCGCCGAGGGGCTGGAGGTGCCCTGGGGCATCGCCTGGTTGCCCGGAGGGGACGCGCTTGTCACCGAGCGGCCGGGCCGCATCCGGCTGCTGCGGAACTTCGCGCTCCAGCCCACGCCCGTGGCCACCCTACAGGTGGGAGAGAGCACCGAGGGAGGGCTGCTCGGCATCGCGGCCCACCCCCAGTTCGCGGACAACCGGCAGTTCTACGTCTACCTCACCCACCAGGACGGGGAGGAAACACGGAACCGCGTCGAGCGGTGGGTGCTCTCCGAGGACCACCAGCGCGCCACCTTCGAGCGCGTCATCTTCGGCGGCATCCGCGCGAGCACGTACCACAACGGCGGCCGCCTGCGCTTTGGCCCGGATGGCATGCTCTACGTGGGCACGGGTGACGCGCGCGAGCCGGACCTCGCCCAGAACCCGGACGCGCCCGAGGGCAAGCTCCTGCGCCTCACGCCCGAGGGCGAGGTGCCCTCGGACAACCCCTTCCCCGGCAAGCCCGCCTTCCTCCTCGGCGTCCGCAATACCCAGGGCTTCGACTGGAAGGACGCCGGCACGCTCTACTTCACCGACCACGGGCCCAGTGGCGAGCGGATGCTCCGCGGCCATGACGAGGTGAGCGTGGCGCGCAAGGGGGACAACCTCGGCTGGCCCACCGTCTACCGCTGCGAGTCCAGCGCGGGGCTCGTCACGCCCGCGCTCACCTGGCACGACGCGGTGCCCCCGGGAGGCGCCGCCCTCTACACGGGCAGCGCCATCCCCGAGTGGAAGGACTCCCTGCTCATCGGCACGCTCGGCTCCAGGCACCTGCACCGCGTGGTGTTCTCCCCGGAGAACCCCTCCCAGGTGGCCCAGCACGAGGTGTACCTAGACAACACCCATGGCCGCCTGCGCGAGACGCTCATGGGGCCCGACGGCCACCTCTACGTCACCACCAGCAACTGTGACGGCCGGGGCAGCTGCGGCCCGCGTCAGGATTTGATTCTTCGCGTGCGCCGGTGA
- a CDS encoding Stp1/IreP family PP2C-type Ser/Thr phosphatase: MRIEVAGITHVGMKRNHNEDNYLLLPEESLCCVADGMGGHSSGEIASKIAVDELGEFFRMTSRDAEATWPFKMDKTRNYDENRLATGIKLANAKIFERASSDTKYKGMGTTIVTVYFANATAYVGHVGDSRVYFFRDGTLRQITEDHSLLNDYLKAKKLSPEEIENFPHKNVIVRALGMKESVLVDVARLEPKENDVFLLCSDGLSGMVTDPQIQEVLGRTSELEKACSQLIDLANAAGGNDNVTCVLARYHGD, translated from the coding sequence ATGCGTATCGAAGTAGCCGGCATCACCCACGTCGGGATGAAGCGCAACCACAACGAGGACAACTACCTCCTGCTGCCGGAGGAGAGCCTCTGCTGCGTCGCGGACGGGATGGGCGGGCACTCCTCCGGAGAGATCGCCTCCAAGATCGCGGTGGACGAGCTGGGGGAGTTCTTCCGGATGACGTCCCGGGACGCGGAGGCGACCTGGCCGTTCAAGATGGACAAGACGCGCAACTACGATGAGAACCGCCTGGCCACCGGCATCAAGCTGGCCAACGCGAAGATCTTCGAGCGGGCCAGCAGCGACACGAAGTACAAGGGCATGGGCACCACCATCGTGACCGTGTACTTCGCCAACGCCACGGCCTACGTGGGGCACGTGGGCGACAGCCGCGTCTACTTCTTCCGCGATGGCACCCTGCGGCAGATCACCGAGGACCATTCGCTGCTCAACGACTACCTCAAGGCCAAGAAGCTCTCGCCGGAGGAGATCGAAAACTTCCCGCACAAGAACGTCATCGTCCGCGCCCTGGGCATGAAGGAGTCGGTCCTGGTGGATGTGGCCCGGCTGGAGCCCAAGGAGAACGACGTCTTCCTGCTCTGCTCGGACGGCCTGTCCGGCATGGTGACGGATCCGCAGATCCAGGAGGTGCTCGGCCGCACCTCGGAGCTGGAGAAGGCCTGCTCCCAGCTCATCGACCTGGCCAACGCCGCGGGTGGCAACGACAACGTCACCTGCGTGCTGGCGCGCTACCACGGCGATTGA
- a CDS encoding aminoglycoside phosphotransferase family protein has protein sequence MELEAALRDQVGQAVGRPFPQAPIQKLKGDASNRSYYRVGKPPESWVVMVMPPDATKKSEEASKGEPPKELPFVNVHRYLEKLGVRVPRILRYDEPAGMMVLEDLTDLTFEAALEGGKNQQALYGRAVELLARLRVQAERNADPECLAFTRSFDEDLYDWELHHFREWGLEAWSGKKPTDAERAELDRTFREIARTLAAAPRGFTHRDYQSRNIMVKDGELVVIDFQDALQGPRQYDLVALLRDSYVELDRNFVDQMLDRYIQAFHEAGGERIEPGPFKDFFDLLTIQRKLKDAGRFEFINRVKGNPGFLVSIPASLRYVKAAFVRRPELRPLQDLIARYVPELAA, from the coding sequence ATGGAACTTGAGGCCGCCCTGCGCGACCAGGTGGGTCAGGCTGTTGGCCGTCCCTTTCCCCAGGCCCCCATTCAGAAGCTGAAGGGGGATGCGAGCAATCGCTCCTATTACCGCGTCGGCAAGCCCCCGGAGAGCTGGGTGGTGATGGTGATGCCCCCGGACGCAACGAAGAAGAGCGAGGAGGCCTCCAAGGGAGAGCCTCCGAAGGAGCTGCCCTTCGTCAACGTCCACCGCTACCTGGAGAAGCTCGGGGTGCGGGTGCCGCGCATCCTGCGCTACGACGAGCCTGCGGGGATGATGGTCCTGGAGGACCTGACGGACCTCACCTTCGAGGCGGCCCTGGAGGGCGGCAAGAACCAGCAAGCGCTCTACGGGCGGGCCGTGGAGCTGCTGGCGCGGCTGCGCGTCCAGGCGGAGCGGAACGCGGACCCCGAGTGCCTGGCCTTCACCCGTTCCTTCGACGAGGACCTGTACGACTGGGAGCTGCACCACTTCCGGGAGTGGGGCCTGGAGGCCTGGAGCGGGAAGAAGCCCACGGACGCCGAGCGGGCCGAGCTGGACCGGACCTTCCGGGAGATCGCCCGGACGCTGGCGGCCGCCCCGCGCGGCTTCACCCACCGCGACTACCAGAGCCGCAACATCATGGTGAAGGACGGCGAGCTGGTGGTCATCGACTTCCAGGACGCCCTGCAGGGCCCCCGGCAGTACGACCTGGTGGCGCTGCTGCGCGACAGCTACGTGGAGCTGGACCGCAACTTCGTGGACCAGATGCTGGACCGCTACATCCAGGCGTTCCACGAGGCCGGGGGCGAGCGCATCGAGCCGGGCCCGTTCAAGGACTTCTTCGACCTGCTCACCATCCAGCGCAAGCTCAAGGACGCGGGGCGCTTCGAGTTCATCAACCGTGTGAAGGGCAACCCGGGCTTCCTGGTCTCCATCCCGGCCTCGCTGCGCTACGTGAAGGCGGCCTTCGTGCGGCGCCCGGAGCTGCGCCCGCTACAGGACCTGATCGCCCGGTACGTCCCCGAGCTCGCCGCCTGA
- a CDS encoding class I SAM-dependent methyltransferase, producing MTPPPEHTSPPSPDGMFENRLRKNARHFRKWAQARGLTCFRVYDRDIPEYPYAVDLYGDRIHLVEYPRRRALKTGAVAQQREEVLASVSSVLETAPANIFVKTHTPQPWGRQQYERMGQGGERFVVEEQGLKFWVNLGDYLDTGLFMDHRLTRARVRSEARGKRFLNLFAYTGAFTVYAADGGAARTVTVDLSNTYLDWAEENLALNSLAHANHALIRADVPAWLDAQRDEPDRYELIVCDPPSFSTSKRMSGSFNVQRDQSRLLEALQAVLAPGGVLYFSTNFLGFTLNEATVRNLDVEELTPASIPEDFQRKEIHRCWRMVAPGVTSRASPR from the coding sequence ATGACCCCTCCCCCTGAGCACACCTCCCCTCCCTCACCAGACGGCATGTTCGAGAACCGGCTGCGCAAGAATGCCCGGCACTTCCGCAAGTGGGCGCAGGCCCGGGGCCTCACCTGCTTCCGCGTCTATGACCGCGACATCCCCGAGTACCCCTATGCGGTGGACCTGTACGGAGACCGGATCCACCTGGTGGAGTACCCCCGCCGGCGCGCCCTCAAGACGGGCGCGGTGGCGCAGCAGCGCGAGGAGGTGCTCGCCTCGGTGTCGAGCGTGCTCGAGACGGCGCCGGCGAACATCTTCGTCAAGACGCACACCCCCCAGCCCTGGGGCCGCCAGCAGTATGAGCGGATGGGCCAGGGCGGCGAGCGCTTCGTGGTGGAGGAGCAGGGGCTGAAGTTCTGGGTGAACCTCGGCGACTACCTCGACACGGGCCTCTTCATGGACCACCGGCTCACGCGCGCCCGCGTCCGGTCCGAGGCGCGCGGCAAGCGCTTCCTCAACCTCTTCGCGTACACGGGCGCCTTCACCGTCTACGCCGCTGACGGGGGCGCCGCGCGCACCGTCACGGTGGACCTGTCCAACACCTACCTCGACTGGGCGGAGGAGAACCTGGCCCTCAACAGCCTGGCCCACGCGAACCACGCGCTCATCCGGGCCGACGTCCCCGCCTGGCTCGACGCGCAGCGCGACGAGCCGGACCGCTACGAGCTCATCGTCTGCGATCCCCCCTCCTTCTCCACCTCCAAGCGCATGAGCGGCTCCTTCAACGTCCAGCGGGACCAGTCCCGGCTGCTGGAGGCCCTCCAGGCCGTGCTCGCCCCCGGGGGTGTCCTCTACTTCTCCACCAACTTCCTGGGGTTCACGCTCAACGAGGCCACCGTCCGGAACCTGGACGTCGAGGAGCTGACCCCCGCCTCCATCCCCGAGGACTTCCAGCGCAAGGAGATCCACCGCTGCTGGCGCATGGTGGCCCCCGGAGTCACCTCCCGGGCTTCTCCTCGGTGA
- a CDS encoding FxsA family protein: MAKYLLLALVTVPFLELYLLVGIGRHLGLLPTLALVVAMGLIGASLARREGLRVVRRWQEAMAQGRPPEEGILSGALVLLAGLLLVLPGILTDVVGLVLLVPAVRRRVAARMRASLERGMRNGSVRVSSYGWGGFRGPGLREAAPTSRLPGEVDAEFTEEKPGR; the protein is encoded by the coding sequence GTGGCCAAATACCTTCTCCTCGCCCTGGTGACCGTCCCGTTTCTGGAGCTGTACCTCCTCGTCGGCATCGGCCGGCACCTGGGGCTGCTGCCCACCCTGGCGCTCGTCGTGGCGATGGGGCTTATCGGTGCGTCCCTGGCCCGGCGGGAGGGGCTCCGGGTCGTCCGGCGCTGGCAGGAAGCCATGGCACAAGGCCGGCCGCCGGAAGAGGGCATTCTGAGCGGGGCGCTTGTGCTGCTCGCCGGTCTGCTGCTCGTCCTGCCCGGCATTCTCACGGATGTCGTGGGGCTGGTCCTGCTGGTGCCCGCGGTGCGGCGGCGGGTGGCAGCCCGGATGCGTGCGTCGCTCGAGCGGGGGATGCGCAACGGCTCGGTGCGGGTCTCCTCCTATGGCTGGGGCGGGTTTCGCGGGCCTGGCCTCCGCGAGGCCGCACCCACGTCCCGGCTTCCCGGGGAGGTGGACGCCGAGTTCACCGAGGAGAAGCCCGGGAGGTGA
- a CDS encoding pyridoxal-phosphate dependent enzyme — MDIHENILSAIGHTPLVKLNKLVGPNDATVLVKCEFMNPGASIKDRMALYILEKAEREGKLKPGGTIVENTSGNTGMGVALAAAVKGYKCIFTMPDKMSLEKINRLKALGAHVVVTPTNVPAEDPRSYYETAKRIHRETPGAFMLNQYHNPDNIEAHYKITGPEIYEQTEGKMDYFVSGLGTGGTMSGAGKFLKEKIPGLKNVGVDPMGSVYEGYFKTGKLTTPHVYKVEGIGEDMLCGAMDFKVVDDVRQVDDKQCFIAARRLAREEGIFAGGSAGAAVHVAVQLAKEVGKGKTIVVVLPDSGMVYISKFHSDEWMRDNGFLEEKGAGSVRDLMGDKRREVRTARKGDRVDRVVEEMRQHGISQMPVLTAEGQAVGMIHEYDLLNALVANKTRFGDSIDAIVTPLQGVVSPDTSLNRLREIFAQDNVAVVKEGEKIVGILTKIDLIDHLHRSAA, encoded by the coding sequence ATGGACATCCACGAGAACATCCTTTCCGCAATTGGTCACACGCCGCTGGTCAAGCTCAACAAGCTCGTCGGGCCCAACGACGCAACGGTGCTCGTCAAGTGTGAGTTCATGAATCCCGGCGCGTCCATCAAGGACCGGATGGCGCTCTACATCCTCGAGAAGGCCGAGCGGGAGGGGAAGCTCAAGCCCGGCGGCACCATCGTGGAGAACACCTCGGGCAACACGGGCATGGGCGTGGCCCTGGCCGCGGCGGTGAAGGGCTACAAGTGCATCTTCACCATGCCGGACAAGATGTCCCTGGAGAAGATCAACCGCCTGAAGGCCCTGGGCGCCCATGTGGTGGTGACGCCGACGAACGTGCCGGCCGAGGATCCGCGCAGCTACTACGAGACGGCCAAGCGCATCCACCGCGAGACGCCCGGCGCGTTCATGCTCAACCAGTACCACAACCCCGACAACATCGAGGCCCACTACAAGATCACCGGCCCCGAGATTTACGAGCAGACCGAGGGGAAGATGGACTACTTCGTCTCGGGCCTGGGCACCGGCGGCACGATGAGCGGCGCGGGCAAGTTCCTGAAGGAGAAGATCCCCGGCCTGAAGAACGTGGGCGTGGACCCGATGGGCTCGGTGTACGAGGGCTACTTCAAGACGGGCAAGCTCACCACGCCCCACGTCTACAAGGTCGAGGGCATCGGCGAGGACATGCTGTGCGGCGCCATGGACTTCAAGGTCGTGGACGACGTGCGGCAGGTGGATGACAAGCAGTGCTTCATCGCGGCGCGGCGGCTGGCGCGCGAGGAAGGCATCTTCGCGGGCGGCTCGGCCGGCGCGGCGGTGCACGTCGCCGTGCAGCTCGCCAAGGAGGTCGGCAAGGGCAAGACCATCGTCGTCGTGCTACCCGACTCCGGCATGGTCTACATCAGCAAGTTCCACTCGGACGAGTGGATGCGCGACAACGGCTTCCTCGAGGAGAAGGGCGCGGGCTCCGTGCGCGACCTGATGGGGGACAAGCGGCGCGAGGTGCGCACCGCGCGCAAGGGCGACCGGGTGGACCGCGTCGTCGAGGAGATGCGCCAGCACGGCATCAGCCAGATGCCCGTGCTGACCGCCGAGGGCCAGGCCGTGGGGATGATCCACGAGTACGACTTGCTCAACGCGCTGGTGGCGAACAAGACGCGGTTTGGCGACAGCATCGACGCCATCGTGACGCCGCTGCAGGGCGTGGTCTCTCCGGACACGAGCCTCAACCGGCTGCGCGAAATCTTCGCGCAGGACAACGTGGCGGTGGTGAAGGAGGGCGAGAAGATCGTCGGCATCCTCACGAAGATCGATCTCATCGACCACCTGCACCGCAGCGCGGCCTGA
- a CDS encoding DUF192 domain-containing protein, protein MRWKVNNLTRGKLLADRAERATSFVDRFLGLMGRRSLAFGEGMHIVPCNSIHTFFMRIPIDVAFLDPEGTVVKQLLAMPPWRVSSLVFKAHSVLELPAGTLAASGTQEGDRLAFEPAAPAGPEPL, encoded by the coding sequence ATGCGATGGAAGGTGAACAACCTCACCCGGGGCAAGCTCCTGGCGGACCGCGCCGAGCGGGCCACCTCGTTCGTGGACCGCTTCCTGGGGCTCATGGGCCGCCGCTCGCTGGCCTTCGGCGAGGGCATGCACATCGTGCCGTGTAACTCCATCCACACCTTCTTCATGCGCATCCCCATCGACGTGGCCTTCCTGGATCCGGAAGGCACCGTCGTCAAGCAGCTTCTGGCGATGCCCCCCTGGCGCGTGAGCTCCCTGGTCTTCAAGGCCCACTCGGTGCTGGAGCTCCCCGCGGGGACGCTGGCGGCCAGCGGGACGCAGGAGGGCGACCGGCTCGCCTTCGAACCGGCGGCCCCGGCGGGCCCGGAGCCCCTCTGA
- a CDS encoding GrpB family protein, whose translation MRGPDRARNPTTEEELRAATLGGPTELNGPIVLSPSDPAWPVQFAREEAKLRAALGGRALAVEHVGSTSVPGLVAKPILDLVLAVADSADEAAYVPALEAAGYRLLIREPAWEEHRLLTGRQPDVNLHVFSAGAREITLMLRMRDWLRANAADRALYAATKQALAARTWKYVQHYADAKTTVISEILARAEAAAPSPGEGAARAGR comes from the coding sequence ATGAGAGGCCCGGACCGCGCGCGGAACCCCACGACCGAGGAGGAGCTGCGCGCGGCGACCCTCGGTGGGCCCACCGAGCTCAACGGTCCCATCGTCCTCTCCCCCTCCGATCCAGCCTGGCCGGTCCAGTTCGCGCGCGAGGAAGCGAAGCTTCGCGCCGCGCTGGGAGGCCGGGCGCTCGCGGTCGAGCACGTGGGCTCCACCTCGGTGCCGGGCCTGGTGGCCAAGCCCATCCTCGATCTCGTCCTCGCCGTGGCGGACTCCGCCGATGAGGCGGCCTACGTCCCCGCGCTGGAGGCGGCGGGCTACCGGCTGCTCATTCGCGAGCCCGCCTGGGAAGAGCACCGGCTCCTGACAGGGCGCCAGCCTGACGTGAACCTGCACGTCTTCTCCGCCGGCGCGCGCGAAATCACCCTCATGCTGCGAATGCGGGACTGGCTGCGCGCGAACGCAGCGGACCGCGCGCTCTACGCCGCCACCAAGCAGGCGCTGGCCGCGCGCACGTGGAAGTACGTGCAGCACTACGCGGACGCCAAGACAACGGTCATCTCCGAGATCCTGGCCCGCGCCGAGGCTGCGGCTCCTTCGCCCGGCGAGGGGGCAGCGCGAGCCGGGCGATGA
- a CDS encoding sugar phosphate nucleotidyltransferase, whose protein sequence is MKAMILCAGLGTRLRPLTERWPKPALPFLGQPLLRYHLAVLKAAGVTAVGINTHHLPEVMAATARAECERVGLPLHVVHEPIIQGTGGGIRGLRDFLAGDDFLVFNGDILFPVDLRPVVAAHRRSGAVATMVLMPMPPGETYAAVELDAGGQVRRIAGRGPGGPALSPWHFTGVHVMSPRIFGFMSPEGPEDINREVYVRALEAGQSVRGEAVRAYWSDLGTPSRYLATVRDVLLGQVPLEGLGDAAPFTGLARGPGNSWVHPEAHPGQAQVEGPAYLGAGCVLEKGAHVGSAVAVGARARVGEGARLQRVALFEDTQVAPGETLEEVLAWGPHRIPAPLS, encoded by the coding sequence ATGAAGGCGATGATCCTCTGCGCGGGGCTGGGCACGCGCCTGCGCCCGCTCACCGAGCGCTGGCCCAAGCCGGCGCTGCCGTTCCTGGGCCAGCCCCTGCTGCGCTACCACCTGGCGGTGCTGAAGGCCGCCGGGGTCACCGCGGTGGGCATCAACACCCACCACCTGCCCGAGGTGATGGCGGCCACCGCCCGCGCGGAGTGTGAGCGCGTGGGGCTGCCGCTGCACGTGGTGCACGAGCCCATCATTCAGGGCACGGGCGGCGGCATCCGGGGCCTGAGGGACTTCCTGGCCGGGGACGACTTCCTCGTCTTCAACGGGGACATCCTCTTCCCGGTGGACCTGCGGCCGGTGGTCGCGGCGCACCGGCGCTCGGGGGCCGTGGCCACGATGGTGCTCATGCCCATGCCGCCCGGTGAGACGTATGCCGCGGTGGAGTTGGATGCCGGGGGTCAGGTGCGGCGCATTGCCGGCCGGGGCCCGGGCGGCCCCGCGCTGAGCCCGTGGCACTTCACCGGCGTCCACGTCATGTCCCCGCGCATCTTCGGCTTCATGTCGCCCGAGGGCCCCGAGGACATCAACCGCGAGGTCTACGTGCGGGCCCTGGAGGCCGGGCAGTCCGTGCGCGGGGAAGCGGTGCGGGCGTACTGGTCGGACCTGGGCACGCCCTCGCGCTACCTGGCCACGGTGCGCGACGTGCTCCTGGGGCAGGTGCCACTGGAAGGCCTGGGCGACGCGGCTCCCTTCACGGGGCTGGCCCGGGGGCCCGGCAACAGCTGGGTCCATCCGGAGGCGCACCCGGGGCAGGCCCAGGTGGAGGGCCCGGCGTACCTCGGGGCGGGCTGCGTCCTGGAGAAGGGCGCGCACGTGGGCTCCGCCGTGGCGGTGGGGGCGCGGGCGCGGGTGGGGGAGGGGGCGCGGCTTCAGCGCGTGGCCCTCTTCGAGGACACCCAGGTGGCCCCGGGCGAGACGCTGGAAGAGGTGCTGGCCTGGGGGCCTCACCGCATCCCCGCCCCCCTTTCATAA
- a CDS encoding tRNA (cytidine(34)-2'-O)-methyltransferase, with protein MLEPLARPLHLVLVSPQIPPNTGNVARLCAVTGSRLILVEPLGFSIADRDLKRAGLDYWDKVFLKLYPTYSAYLEEFPDARRWLFSARAATSLYAARFEAGDHLVFGSEVTGLLPEVMEGGSGQAVTIPMLEARRSLNLSTSVGIATYEALRQVQLGRAAGQAFPTS; from the coding sequence ATGCTTGAGCCGCTGGCGCGTCCGCTGCACCTGGTCCTCGTCTCCCCCCAGATTCCGCCCAACACGGGCAACGTCGCCCGCCTGTGCGCGGTGACGGGCAGCCGGCTCATCCTGGTCGAGCCCCTGGGCTTCTCCATCGCCGACCGGGACCTCAAGCGGGCCGGGCTGGACTACTGGGACAAGGTGTTTCTCAAGCTGTATCCGACGTATTCCGCCTACCTGGAGGAGTTCCCAGACGCCCGGCGGTGGCTGTTCTCGGCCCGGGCCGCTACCTCGCTGTACGCCGCCCGGTTCGAGGCGGGGGACCACCTGGTGTTCGGCTCGGAGGTGACGGGGCTGCTTCCCGAGGTGATGGAGGGGGGCTCCGGGCAGGCGGTGACGATTCCCATGCTGGAGGCGCGGCGCAGCCTCAACCTCTCCACCTCGGTGGGGATTGCCACTTATGAGGCACTCCGGCAGGTCCAACTGGGGAGGGCGGCCGGTCAAGCGTTCCCGACAAGTTGA